In one Poecilia reticulata strain Guanapo linkage group LG8, Guppy_female_1.0+MT, whole genome shotgun sequence genomic region, the following are encoded:
- the LOC103468308 gene encoding histone acetyltransferase KAT7-like isoform X3, translating to MPRRKRTAGSSSDGTEDSDFSADLEHVKAAVRARRRSSTRLTRSSLRLSQSSQDNSSLLLSGSPAAAAHDEGPDSAAEPAPAAAAAATAAPVSVFSSGRRITRSQQGAANPKAKRYHLRQSRSSGSDTEANADAKQGADQDETPPRTPTGNAPSSESDIDVSSPSNDHVSSNNNIVVSQEEDERLAKELSLKEAAAHDLSHRPKRRRFHESYNFNMKCPTPGCNSLGHLTGRHERHFSISGCPLYHNLSADECKGKATTRDKQSEERTLSHRQDENRHSTRHQAPTDGQQRYKDKVTELRRKRNSGLNKEQKEKYTEHRQSHGTSREPLLENITSDYDLELFRKAQEKLRLAGQVSEGNNMIKTIVFGRFELDTWYHSPYPEEYARLGRLFMCEFCLKYMKSQTILRRHMAKCVWKHPPGDEIYRKGNISVFEVDGKKNKIYCQNLCLLAKLFLDHKTLYYDVEPFLFYVMTEADNTGCHLVGYFSKEKNSFLNYNVSCILTMPQYMRQGYGKMLIDFSYLLSKVEEKVGSPERPLSDLGLISYRSYWKDVLLRYLNSFQGKEISIKEISQETAVNPVDIVSTLQSLQMLKYWKGKHLVLKRQDLIDDWKAKETKRGNGKTIDPTALKWTPPKGT from the exons ATGCCACGGAGAAAG AGAACGGCAGGAAGCAGCTCGGATGGAACAGAGGACTCAGATTTTTCCGCCGACCTCGAACACGTCAAAGCTGCAGTAAGGGCGCGTCGGCGCAGCAGTACGCGCCTGACTCGGTCATCCCTGCGCCTCAGCCAGAGCTCACAAG ATAACTCCAGCTTGTTACTCAGCGGCTCcccggctgctgctgctcacgaTGAGGGCCCTGATTCCGCAGCGGAGCCggccccagcagcagcagcagcagcaacagcagcacccGTCTCCGTCTTCTCCTCTGGACGCAGGATCACACgtagccagcagggggcggcaAACCCCAAAGCCAAAAGATACCATTTGCGTCAGAGCAGGTCGTCTGGCTCAGACACAGAAGCCAATG CAGACGCAAAACAAGGAGCGGACCAGGACGAGACGCCCCCGCGGACTCCAACAGGCAACGCCCCATCCTCGGAGTCAGATATTGACGTTTCCAGTCCGAGCAATGACCATGTGTCTTCTAACAACAATATTGTCGTTTCACAAGAGGAGGACGAGAGACTGGCGAAAGAGCTGTCGCTCAAAGAGGCTGCCGCCCACGACCTCTCCCATCGACCCAAACGACGACGATTCCACGAAAGCTACAATTTTAACATGAAGTGTCCGACCCCAGGATGCAACTCACTCG GTCATCTAACAGGAAGACATGAGAGACATTTCTCCATATCAGGCTGCCCGCTATACCACAACCTCTCTGCTGATGAATGCAag GGCAAGGCAACGACACGCGACAAGCAGTCCGAAGAAAGGACGCTGTCGCACCGGCAGGATGAGAACAGACACTCCACAAGGCACCAG GCCCCCACAGACGGACAGCAGCGCTACAAAGATAAGGTGACAGAGCTGAGGCGGAAGAGGAACTCTGGCCTCAATAAGGAGCAGAAGGAGAAATATACA GAACACCGACAGAGCCACGGGACGAGCCGGGAGCCGCTGCTGGAGAACATCACCAGCGACTACGACCTCGAGCTGTTCAGGAAAGCGCAG GAGAAGCTCCGTCTGGCCGGCCAGGTGTCGGAGGGCAACAACATGATCAAAACCATCGTGTTCGGCCGCTTCGAGCTGGACACCTGGTACCACTCGCCGTACCCCGAGGAGTACGCCCGCCTGGGGAGGCTCTTCATGTGCGAGTTCTGCCTCAAGTATATGAAGAGCCAGACCATTCTGCGCAGGCACATG GCCAAGTGTGTGTGGAAGCATCCACCAGGCGACGAGATTTACAGAAAGGGGAACATCTCTGTCTTTGAGGTGGACGGAAAAAAGAACAAG ATTTACTGTCAGAACTTGTGTCTGCTAGCGAAACTCTTCCTGGACCACAAGACGCTGTACTACGACGTGGAGCCATTCCTCTTCTATGTCATGACGGAAGCTGACAACACAGGATGTCACTTAGTTGGATATTTCTCCAAG GAGAAGAACTCGTTCTTGAACTACAACGTGTCCTGCATCCTCACCATGCCGCAGTACATGAGGCAAGGTTACGGAAAGATGCTCATTGACTTCA gcTACCTGCTGTCCAAGGTGGAGGAAAAGGTGGGCTCGCCTGAGCGCCCCCTGTCCGACCTGGGTCTGATCAGCTACAGAAGTTACTGGAAAGATGTTCTGCTGCGGTACCTCAACAGTTTTCAGGGAAAGGAGATCTCCATCAAAG AGATCAGCCAGGAGACGGCAGTGAATCCGGTGGACATTGTCAGCACACTGCAGTCCCTTCAAATGCTCAAATACTGGAAAGGAAAGCACctggttttaaagagacag GACCTCATTGACGACTGGAAGGCGAAGGAGACCAAACGCGGTAATGGGAAGACCATTGACCCCACGGCCTTAAAATGGACGCCGCCCAAAGGGACGTAA
- the LOC103468308 gene encoding histone acetyltransferase KAT7-like isoform X2, with amino-acid sequence MPRRKRTAGSSSDGTEDSDFSADLEHVKAAVRARRRSSTRLTRSSLRLSQSSQDNSSLLLSGSPAAAAHDEGPDSAAEPAPAAAAAATAAPVSVFSSGRRITRSQQGAANPKAKRYHLRQSRSSGSDTEANDAKQGADQDETPPRTPTGNAPSSESDIDVSSPSNDHVSSNNNIVVSQEEDERLAKELSLKEAAAHDLSHRPKRRRFHESYNFNMKCPTPGCNSLGHLTGRHERHFSISGCPLYHNLSADECKGKATTRDKQSEERTLSHRQDENRHSTRHQAPTDGQQRYKDKVTELRRKRNSGLNKEQKEKYTEHRQSHGTSREPLLENITSDYDLELFRKAQARASEDLEKLRLAGQVSEGNNMIKTIVFGRFELDTWYHSPYPEEYARLGRLFMCEFCLKYMKSQTILRRHMAKCVWKHPPGDEIYRKGNISVFEVDGKKNKIYCQNLCLLAKLFLDHKTLYYDVEPFLFYVMTEADNTGCHLVGYFSKEKNSFLNYNVSCILTMPQYMRQGYGKMLIDFSYLLSKVEEKVGSPERPLSDLGLISYRSYWKDVLLRYLNSFQGKEISIKEISQETAVNPVDIVSTLQSLQMLKYWKGKHLVLKRQDLIDDWKAKETKRGNGKTIDPTALKWTPPKGT; translated from the exons ATGCCACGGAGAAAG AGAACGGCAGGAAGCAGCTCGGATGGAACAGAGGACTCAGATTTTTCCGCCGACCTCGAACACGTCAAAGCTGCAGTAAGGGCGCGTCGGCGCAGCAGTACGCGCCTGACTCGGTCATCCCTGCGCCTCAGCCAGAGCTCACAAG ATAACTCCAGCTTGTTACTCAGCGGCTCcccggctgctgctgctcacgaTGAGGGCCCTGATTCCGCAGCGGAGCCggccccagcagcagcagcagcagcaacagcagcacccGTCTCCGTCTTCTCCTCTGGACGCAGGATCACACgtagccagcagggggcggcaAACCCCAAAGCCAAAAGATACCATTTGCGTCAGAGCAGGTCGTCTGGCTCAGACACAGAAGCCAATG ACGCAAAACAAGGAGCGGACCAGGACGAGACGCCCCCGCGGACTCCAACAGGCAACGCCCCATCCTCGGAGTCAGATATTGACGTTTCCAGTCCGAGCAATGACCATGTGTCTTCTAACAACAATATTGTCGTTTCACAAGAGGAGGACGAGAGACTGGCGAAAGAGCTGTCGCTCAAAGAGGCTGCCGCCCACGACCTCTCCCATCGACCCAAACGACGACGATTCCACGAAAGCTACAATTTTAACATGAAGTGTCCGACCCCAGGATGCAACTCACTCG GTCATCTAACAGGAAGACATGAGAGACATTTCTCCATATCAGGCTGCCCGCTATACCACAACCTCTCTGCTGATGAATGCAag GGCAAGGCAACGACACGCGACAAGCAGTCCGAAGAAAGGACGCTGTCGCACCGGCAGGATGAGAACAGACACTCCACAAGGCACCAG GCCCCCACAGACGGACAGCAGCGCTACAAAGATAAGGTGACAGAGCTGAGGCGGAAGAGGAACTCTGGCCTCAATAAGGAGCAGAAGGAGAAATATACA GAACACCGACAGAGCCACGGGACGAGCCGGGAGCCGCTGCTGGAGAACATCACCAGCGACTACGACCTCGAGCTGTTCAGGAAAGCGCAGGCACGTGCCTCGGAGGACCTT GAGAAGCTCCGTCTGGCCGGCCAGGTGTCGGAGGGCAACAACATGATCAAAACCATCGTGTTCGGCCGCTTCGAGCTGGACACCTGGTACCACTCGCCGTACCCCGAGGAGTACGCCCGCCTGGGGAGGCTCTTCATGTGCGAGTTCTGCCTCAAGTATATGAAGAGCCAGACCATTCTGCGCAGGCACATG GCCAAGTGTGTGTGGAAGCATCCACCAGGCGACGAGATTTACAGAAAGGGGAACATCTCTGTCTTTGAGGTGGACGGAAAAAAGAACAAG ATTTACTGTCAGAACTTGTGTCTGCTAGCGAAACTCTTCCTGGACCACAAGACGCTGTACTACGACGTGGAGCCATTCCTCTTCTATGTCATGACGGAAGCTGACAACACAGGATGTCACTTAGTTGGATATTTCTCCAAG GAGAAGAACTCGTTCTTGAACTACAACGTGTCCTGCATCCTCACCATGCCGCAGTACATGAGGCAAGGTTACGGAAAGATGCTCATTGACTTCA gcTACCTGCTGTCCAAGGTGGAGGAAAAGGTGGGCTCGCCTGAGCGCCCCCTGTCCGACCTGGGTCTGATCAGCTACAGAAGTTACTGGAAAGATGTTCTGCTGCGGTACCTCAACAGTTTTCAGGGAAAGGAGATCTCCATCAAAG AGATCAGCCAGGAGACGGCAGTGAATCCGGTGGACATTGTCAGCACACTGCAGTCCCTTCAAATGCTCAAATACTGGAAAGGAAAGCACctggttttaaagagacag GACCTCATTGACGACTGGAAGGCGAAGGAGACCAAACGCGGTAATGGGAAGACCATTGACCCCACGGCCTTAAAATGGACGCCGCCCAAAGGGACGTAA
- the LOC103468308 gene encoding histone acetyltransferase KAT7-like isoform X5, producing MPRRKRTAGSSSDGTEDSDFSADLEHVKAAVRARRRSSTRLTRSSLRLSQSSQDNSSLLLSGSPAAAAHDEGPDSAAEPAPAAAAAATAAPVSVFSSGRRITRSQQGAANPKAKRYHLRQSRSSGSDTEANDAKQGADQDETPPRTPTEEDERLAKELSLKEAAAHDLSHRPKRRRFHESYNFNMKCPTPGCNSLGHLTGRHERHFSISGCPLYHNLSADECKGKATTRDKQSEERTLSHRQDENRHSTRHQAPTDGQQRYKDKVTELRRKRNSGLNKEQKEKYTEHRQSHGTSREPLLENITSDYDLELFRKAQARASEDLEKLRLAGQVSEGNNMIKTIVFGRFELDTWYHSPYPEEYARLGRLFMCEFCLKYMKSQTILRRHMAKCVWKHPPGDEIYRKGNISVFEVDGKKNKIYCQNLCLLAKLFLDHKTLYYDVEPFLFYVMTEADNTGCHLVGYFSKEKNSFLNYNVSCILTMPQYMRQGYGKMLIDFSYLLSKVEEKVGSPERPLSDLGLISYRSYWKDVLLRYLNSFQGKEISIKEISQETAVNPVDIVSTLQSLQMLKYWKGKHLVLKRQDLIDDWKAKETKRGNGKTIDPTALKWTPPKGT from the exons ATGCCACGGAGAAAG AGAACGGCAGGAAGCAGCTCGGATGGAACAGAGGACTCAGATTTTTCCGCCGACCTCGAACACGTCAAAGCTGCAGTAAGGGCGCGTCGGCGCAGCAGTACGCGCCTGACTCGGTCATCCCTGCGCCTCAGCCAGAGCTCACAAG ATAACTCCAGCTTGTTACTCAGCGGCTCcccggctgctgctgctcacgaTGAGGGCCCTGATTCCGCAGCGGAGCCggccccagcagcagcagcagcagcaacagcagcacccGTCTCCGTCTTCTCCTCTGGACGCAGGATCACACgtagccagcagggggcggcaAACCCCAAAGCCAAAAGATACCATTTGCGTCAGAGCAGGTCGTCTGGCTCAGACACAGAAGCCAATG ACGCAAAACAAGGAGCGGACCAGGACGAGACGCCCCCGCGGACTCCAACAG AGGAGGACGAGAGACTGGCGAAAGAGCTGTCGCTCAAAGAGGCTGCCGCCCACGACCTCTCCCATCGACCCAAACGACGACGATTCCACGAAAGCTACAATTTTAACATGAAGTGTCCGACCCCAGGATGCAACTCACTCG GTCATCTAACAGGAAGACATGAGAGACATTTCTCCATATCAGGCTGCCCGCTATACCACAACCTCTCTGCTGATGAATGCAag GGCAAGGCAACGACACGCGACAAGCAGTCCGAAGAAAGGACGCTGTCGCACCGGCAGGATGAGAACAGACACTCCACAAGGCACCAG GCCCCCACAGACGGACAGCAGCGCTACAAAGATAAGGTGACAGAGCTGAGGCGGAAGAGGAACTCTGGCCTCAATAAGGAGCAGAAGGAGAAATATACA GAACACCGACAGAGCCACGGGACGAGCCGGGAGCCGCTGCTGGAGAACATCACCAGCGACTACGACCTCGAGCTGTTCAGGAAAGCGCAGGCACGTGCCTCGGAGGACCTT GAGAAGCTCCGTCTGGCCGGCCAGGTGTCGGAGGGCAACAACATGATCAAAACCATCGTGTTCGGCCGCTTCGAGCTGGACACCTGGTACCACTCGCCGTACCCCGAGGAGTACGCCCGCCTGGGGAGGCTCTTCATGTGCGAGTTCTGCCTCAAGTATATGAAGAGCCAGACCATTCTGCGCAGGCACATG GCCAAGTGTGTGTGGAAGCATCCACCAGGCGACGAGATTTACAGAAAGGGGAACATCTCTGTCTTTGAGGTGGACGGAAAAAAGAACAAG ATTTACTGTCAGAACTTGTGTCTGCTAGCGAAACTCTTCCTGGACCACAAGACGCTGTACTACGACGTGGAGCCATTCCTCTTCTATGTCATGACGGAAGCTGACAACACAGGATGTCACTTAGTTGGATATTTCTCCAAG GAGAAGAACTCGTTCTTGAACTACAACGTGTCCTGCATCCTCACCATGCCGCAGTACATGAGGCAAGGTTACGGAAAGATGCTCATTGACTTCA gcTACCTGCTGTCCAAGGTGGAGGAAAAGGTGGGCTCGCCTGAGCGCCCCCTGTCCGACCTGGGTCTGATCAGCTACAGAAGTTACTGGAAAGATGTTCTGCTGCGGTACCTCAACAGTTTTCAGGGAAAGGAGATCTCCATCAAAG AGATCAGCCAGGAGACGGCAGTGAATCCGGTGGACATTGTCAGCACACTGCAGTCCCTTCAAATGCTCAAATACTGGAAAGGAAAGCACctggttttaaagagacag GACCTCATTGACGACTGGAAGGCGAAGGAGACCAAACGCGGTAATGGGAAGACCATTGACCCCACGGCCTTAAAATGGACGCCGCCCAAAGGGACGTAA
- the LOC103468308 gene encoding histone acetyltransferase KAT7-like isoform X1, which yields MPRRKRTAGSSSDGTEDSDFSADLEHVKAAVRARRRSSTRLTRSSLRLSQSSQDNSSLLLSGSPAAAAHDEGPDSAAEPAPAAAAAATAAPVSVFSSGRRITRSQQGAANPKAKRYHLRQSRSSGSDTEANADAKQGADQDETPPRTPTGNAPSSESDIDVSSPSNDHVSSNNNIVVSQEEDERLAKELSLKEAAAHDLSHRPKRRRFHESYNFNMKCPTPGCNSLGHLTGRHERHFSISGCPLYHNLSADECKGKATTRDKQSEERTLSHRQDENRHSTRHQAPTDGQQRYKDKVTELRRKRNSGLNKEQKEKYTEHRQSHGTSREPLLENITSDYDLELFRKAQARASEDLEKLRLAGQVSEGNNMIKTIVFGRFELDTWYHSPYPEEYARLGRLFMCEFCLKYMKSQTILRRHMAKCVWKHPPGDEIYRKGNISVFEVDGKKNKIYCQNLCLLAKLFLDHKTLYYDVEPFLFYVMTEADNTGCHLVGYFSKEKNSFLNYNVSCILTMPQYMRQGYGKMLIDFSYLLSKVEEKVGSPERPLSDLGLISYRSYWKDVLLRYLNSFQGKEISIKEISQETAVNPVDIVSTLQSLQMLKYWKGKHLVLKRQDLIDDWKAKETKRGNGKTIDPTALKWTPPKGT from the exons ATGCCACGGAGAAAG AGAACGGCAGGAAGCAGCTCGGATGGAACAGAGGACTCAGATTTTTCCGCCGACCTCGAACACGTCAAAGCTGCAGTAAGGGCGCGTCGGCGCAGCAGTACGCGCCTGACTCGGTCATCCCTGCGCCTCAGCCAGAGCTCACAAG ATAACTCCAGCTTGTTACTCAGCGGCTCcccggctgctgctgctcacgaTGAGGGCCCTGATTCCGCAGCGGAGCCggccccagcagcagcagcagcagcaacagcagcacccGTCTCCGTCTTCTCCTCTGGACGCAGGATCACACgtagccagcagggggcggcaAACCCCAAAGCCAAAAGATACCATTTGCGTCAGAGCAGGTCGTCTGGCTCAGACACAGAAGCCAATG CAGACGCAAAACAAGGAGCGGACCAGGACGAGACGCCCCCGCGGACTCCAACAGGCAACGCCCCATCCTCGGAGTCAGATATTGACGTTTCCAGTCCGAGCAATGACCATGTGTCTTCTAACAACAATATTGTCGTTTCACAAGAGGAGGACGAGAGACTGGCGAAAGAGCTGTCGCTCAAAGAGGCTGCCGCCCACGACCTCTCCCATCGACCCAAACGACGACGATTCCACGAAAGCTACAATTTTAACATGAAGTGTCCGACCCCAGGATGCAACTCACTCG GTCATCTAACAGGAAGACATGAGAGACATTTCTCCATATCAGGCTGCCCGCTATACCACAACCTCTCTGCTGATGAATGCAag GGCAAGGCAACGACACGCGACAAGCAGTCCGAAGAAAGGACGCTGTCGCACCGGCAGGATGAGAACAGACACTCCACAAGGCACCAG GCCCCCACAGACGGACAGCAGCGCTACAAAGATAAGGTGACAGAGCTGAGGCGGAAGAGGAACTCTGGCCTCAATAAGGAGCAGAAGGAGAAATATACA GAACACCGACAGAGCCACGGGACGAGCCGGGAGCCGCTGCTGGAGAACATCACCAGCGACTACGACCTCGAGCTGTTCAGGAAAGCGCAGGCACGTGCCTCGGAGGACCTT GAGAAGCTCCGTCTGGCCGGCCAGGTGTCGGAGGGCAACAACATGATCAAAACCATCGTGTTCGGCCGCTTCGAGCTGGACACCTGGTACCACTCGCCGTACCCCGAGGAGTACGCCCGCCTGGGGAGGCTCTTCATGTGCGAGTTCTGCCTCAAGTATATGAAGAGCCAGACCATTCTGCGCAGGCACATG GCCAAGTGTGTGTGGAAGCATCCACCAGGCGACGAGATTTACAGAAAGGGGAACATCTCTGTCTTTGAGGTGGACGGAAAAAAGAACAAG ATTTACTGTCAGAACTTGTGTCTGCTAGCGAAACTCTTCCTGGACCACAAGACGCTGTACTACGACGTGGAGCCATTCCTCTTCTATGTCATGACGGAAGCTGACAACACAGGATGTCACTTAGTTGGATATTTCTCCAAG GAGAAGAACTCGTTCTTGAACTACAACGTGTCCTGCATCCTCACCATGCCGCAGTACATGAGGCAAGGTTACGGAAAGATGCTCATTGACTTCA gcTACCTGCTGTCCAAGGTGGAGGAAAAGGTGGGCTCGCCTGAGCGCCCCCTGTCCGACCTGGGTCTGATCAGCTACAGAAGTTACTGGAAAGATGTTCTGCTGCGGTACCTCAACAGTTTTCAGGGAAAGGAGATCTCCATCAAAG AGATCAGCCAGGAGACGGCAGTGAATCCGGTGGACATTGTCAGCACACTGCAGTCCCTTCAAATGCTCAAATACTGGAAAGGAAAGCACctggttttaaagagacag GACCTCATTGACGACTGGAAGGCGAAGGAGACCAAACGCGGTAATGGGAAGACCATTGACCCCACGGCCTTAAAATGGACGCCGCCCAAAGGGACGTAA
- the LOC103468308 gene encoding histone acetyltransferase KAT7-like isoform X4, with product MPRRKRTAGSSSDGTEDSDFSADLEHVKAAVRARRRSSTRLTRSSLRLSQSSQDNSSLLLSGSPAAAAHDEGPDSAAEPAPAAAAAATAAPVSVFSSGRRITRSQQGAANPKAKRYHLRQSRSSGSDTEANADAKQGADQDETPPRTPTEEDERLAKELSLKEAAAHDLSHRPKRRRFHESYNFNMKCPTPGCNSLGHLTGRHERHFSISGCPLYHNLSADECKGKATTRDKQSEERTLSHRQDENRHSTRHQAPTDGQQRYKDKVTELRRKRNSGLNKEQKEKYTEHRQSHGTSREPLLENITSDYDLELFRKAQARASEDLEKLRLAGQVSEGNNMIKTIVFGRFELDTWYHSPYPEEYARLGRLFMCEFCLKYMKSQTILRRHMAKCVWKHPPGDEIYRKGNISVFEVDGKKNKIYCQNLCLLAKLFLDHKTLYYDVEPFLFYVMTEADNTGCHLVGYFSKEKNSFLNYNVSCILTMPQYMRQGYGKMLIDFSYLLSKVEEKVGSPERPLSDLGLISYRSYWKDVLLRYLNSFQGKEISIKEISQETAVNPVDIVSTLQSLQMLKYWKGKHLVLKRQDLIDDWKAKETKRGNGKTIDPTALKWTPPKGT from the exons ATGCCACGGAGAAAG AGAACGGCAGGAAGCAGCTCGGATGGAACAGAGGACTCAGATTTTTCCGCCGACCTCGAACACGTCAAAGCTGCAGTAAGGGCGCGTCGGCGCAGCAGTACGCGCCTGACTCGGTCATCCCTGCGCCTCAGCCAGAGCTCACAAG ATAACTCCAGCTTGTTACTCAGCGGCTCcccggctgctgctgctcacgaTGAGGGCCCTGATTCCGCAGCGGAGCCggccccagcagcagcagcagcagcaacagcagcacccGTCTCCGTCTTCTCCTCTGGACGCAGGATCACACgtagccagcagggggcggcaAACCCCAAAGCCAAAAGATACCATTTGCGTCAGAGCAGGTCGTCTGGCTCAGACACAGAAGCCAATG CAGACGCAAAACAAGGAGCGGACCAGGACGAGACGCCCCCGCGGACTCCAACAG AGGAGGACGAGAGACTGGCGAAAGAGCTGTCGCTCAAAGAGGCTGCCGCCCACGACCTCTCCCATCGACCCAAACGACGACGATTCCACGAAAGCTACAATTTTAACATGAAGTGTCCGACCCCAGGATGCAACTCACTCG GTCATCTAACAGGAAGACATGAGAGACATTTCTCCATATCAGGCTGCCCGCTATACCACAACCTCTCTGCTGATGAATGCAag GGCAAGGCAACGACACGCGACAAGCAGTCCGAAGAAAGGACGCTGTCGCACCGGCAGGATGAGAACAGACACTCCACAAGGCACCAG GCCCCCACAGACGGACAGCAGCGCTACAAAGATAAGGTGACAGAGCTGAGGCGGAAGAGGAACTCTGGCCTCAATAAGGAGCAGAAGGAGAAATATACA GAACACCGACAGAGCCACGGGACGAGCCGGGAGCCGCTGCTGGAGAACATCACCAGCGACTACGACCTCGAGCTGTTCAGGAAAGCGCAGGCACGTGCCTCGGAGGACCTT GAGAAGCTCCGTCTGGCCGGCCAGGTGTCGGAGGGCAACAACATGATCAAAACCATCGTGTTCGGCCGCTTCGAGCTGGACACCTGGTACCACTCGCCGTACCCCGAGGAGTACGCCCGCCTGGGGAGGCTCTTCATGTGCGAGTTCTGCCTCAAGTATATGAAGAGCCAGACCATTCTGCGCAGGCACATG GCCAAGTGTGTGTGGAAGCATCCACCAGGCGACGAGATTTACAGAAAGGGGAACATCTCTGTCTTTGAGGTGGACGGAAAAAAGAACAAG ATTTACTGTCAGAACTTGTGTCTGCTAGCGAAACTCTTCCTGGACCACAAGACGCTGTACTACGACGTGGAGCCATTCCTCTTCTATGTCATGACGGAAGCTGACAACACAGGATGTCACTTAGTTGGATATTTCTCCAAG GAGAAGAACTCGTTCTTGAACTACAACGTGTCCTGCATCCTCACCATGCCGCAGTACATGAGGCAAGGTTACGGAAAGATGCTCATTGACTTCA gcTACCTGCTGTCCAAGGTGGAGGAAAAGGTGGGCTCGCCTGAGCGCCCCCTGTCCGACCTGGGTCTGATCAGCTACAGAAGTTACTGGAAAGATGTTCTGCTGCGGTACCTCAACAGTTTTCAGGGAAAGGAGATCTCCATCAAAG AGATCAGCCAGGAGACGGCAGTGAATCCGGTGGACATTGTCAGCACACTGCAGTCCCTTCAAATGCTCAAATACTGGAAAGGAAAGCACctggttttaaagagacag GACCTCATTGACGACTGGAAGGCGAAGGAGACCAAACGCGGTAATGGGAAGACCATTGACCCCACGGCCTTAAAATGGACGCCGCCCAAAGGGACGTAA